One Serpentinicella alkaliphila DNA segment encodes these proteins:
- a CDS encoding cation diffusion facilitator family transporter: MDKFKAAYMAIGVSMFLVIFKVSIGILTNSISIISDAMHSSMDVIASTLTLIAMKLAKTPEDKCHNYGHGKYEDLAAATQSILIFIVSVTIITQAASRIINQNLITDTLPGIFVMLVSITLHSVTVFIMLKSAKKEGSIALRANALHLLSDVITSIGVIVGLIIINFTGLKIIDPIAAIVVALIIIKTGYDIGKESIAQLLDKSLSTEETKLIGEIIEKHSPPVLEYHHLRTRRVGQAKQVDFHLIFPTSYSLLEAHNISNSIELDIHQNIPAVRTTIHLEPESHYHPYKY, encoded by the coding sequence ATGGATAAGTTCAAAGCAGCTTATATGGCAATAGGAGTTAGTATGTTTTTAGTTATATTTAAGGTTTCAATAGGAATTTTAACTAATTCTATAAGTATAATATCCGATGCCATGCATTCATCTATGGATGTTATAGCATCTACGCTGACTTTAATTGCTATGAAGCTTGCAAAAACACCAGAGGACAAATGTCATAACTATGGGCATGGTAAATATGAGGATTTAGCGGCTGCAACCCAGAGTATACTAATTTTTATAGTCTCAGTAACAATAATTACTCAGGCGGCTTCTAGAATAATTAACCAAAATCTTATTACAGACACTCTACCAGGTATTTTTGTGATGCTAGTCTCCATTACATTACACTCAGTAACTGTATTTATTATGTTAAAGTCTGCAAAAAAAGAAGGCTCCATAGCCCTTAGAGCCAATGCACTACATCTACTTTCTGATGTAATAACTTCTATTGGAGTTATAGTGGGATTAATAATTATAAACTTTACTGGTCTTAAGATTATTGACCCAATAGCTGCAATAGTTGTTGCATTGATAATAATAAAGACCGGCTATGACATTGGAAAAGAATCAATCGCTCAGTTATTAGATAAAAGTCTTAGTACAGAGGAGACAAAATTAATAGGAGAAATAATTGAGAAACATAGTCCGCCTGTGTTAGAGTATCATCATCTTAGAACACGACGGGTAGGTCAAGCTAAACAAGTAGATTTCCACTTGATTTTTCCTACTAGTTATAGTTTATTAGAGGCTCACAATATATCAAATAGCATAGAGTTAGATATTCATCAAAATATTCCAGCTGTCAGAACTACTATTCACTTAGAGCCGGAATCACATTATCATCCATATAAGTATTAG
- a CDS encoding metal-dependent transcriptional regulator: MKNKEKYTTVRGYELQKRDNKQLTDSMEDYMEMIYRQCLEDNYTRINTLSKELNVKASSASKMVQKLTHLGLLNYEKYGIIRLTEKGKSVGEFLLYRHNTIKDFLMLLNTNMNLLSQTEALEHSIDFDTLKKIDLLIHFFQDDPELQKRLQDYLK, translated from the coding sequence ATGAAAAATAAAGAGAAATACACAACTGTTAGAGGATATGAGCTTCAAAAAAGGGATAATAAACAATTAACTGATAGTATGGAAGATTATATGGAAATGATTTATAGACAATGCCTAGAGGATAACTATACTAGAATTAACACCTTATCTAAGGAACTTAACGTTAAAGCTTCTTCCGCCTCTAAAATGGTACAAAAACTTACTCATCTCGGTCTACTAAATTATGAGAAATATGGTATTATCCGATTAACTGAAAAAGGTAAATCAGTTGGGGAATTTCTGTTATATAGACATAATACAATTAAAGATTTTTTAATGTTATTAAATACAAATATGAATTTGCTATCTCAAACTGAAGCACTTGAGCATTCCATAGACTTTGATACATTAAAAAAGATTGATCTATTAATACACTTCTTTCAAGATGATCCAGAATTACAAAAAAGACTTCAAGATTATCTTAAATAG
- a CDS encoding YciI family protein, whose product MQFMITGYDGTDENALDRRLAVREEHLKLAKEMFQQKKCLYGGAILDENEKMIGSCVIVDFESRAALDEYLKVEPYVIGNVWQKIEVKPYKVAPLFMGLYK is encoded by the coding sequence ATGCAATTTATGATAACTGGTTACGATGGTACAGATGAGAACGCTCTTGACAGGAGACTAGCAGTTAGGGAAGAGCATTTAAAACTAGCAAAAGAGATGTTTCAACAGAAAAAATGCCTATATGGTGGTGCTATTCTTGATGAAAATGAGAAAATGATAGGATCATGTGTAATTGTTGATTTTGAATCTAGGGCAGCTTTAGATGAGTATTTAAAAGTTGAACCATATGTAATAGGAAATGTATGGCAAAAAATAGAGGTTAAACCTTATAAGGTTGCACCATTGTTTATGGGGCTATATAAATAA
- a CDS encoding anaerobic ribonucleoside-triphosphate reductase activating protein codes for MNILGQQKSSFIDYPNKISTVYFTGGCNFKCPYCHNKDLVNSIGTKFSEDEIFSFLLKRKKFIDAVCISGGEPTLQKDLYKFISKLKSEGFFVKLDTNGYSPDILESLIKDEMLDYIAMDIKGPLYAYEKIAGVKIDVNLIKKSIDIIKGSNIDYEFRTTICRELITIKDIVDIANMLKGSKSYFLQNFRDGDTVLYGKNCLTPYDKEELEELEAILKDYFELFRIK; via the coding sequence ATGAATATACTTGGACAACAAAAATCATCCTTTATTGATTACCCAAATAAAATTTCAACTGTATATTTTACAGGTGGATGCAATTTTAAATGTCCATACTGTCATAATAAGGATCTTGTTAATAGTATAGGAACAAAGTTTTCTGAAGATGAAATATTTTCATTCTTACTAAAAAGAAAAAAGTTTATAGACGCTGTTTGTATTTCCGGTGGAGAACCAACTTTACAGAAAGACCTATATAAATTCATATCTAAGCTAAAGAGTGAAGGATTCTTTGTAAAGCTAGATACAAATGGATATAGTCCTGATATACTAGAATCTTTAATTAAAGATGAAATGCTTGATTACATTGCTATGGATATAAAGGGGCCTTTATATGCATATGAAAAAATAGCAGGGGTCAAGATAGATGTAAATTTAATTAAAAAAAGTATAGATATCATTAAAGGTTCTAATATTGATTATGAGTTTAGAACAACTATATGTAGAGAGCTTATTACTATAAAGGATATAGTAGATATTGCAAATATGCTAAAGGGTAGTAAAAGCTATTTTCTACAAAACTTTAGGGATGGTGACACAGTTTTATATGGTAAGAACTGTTTAACACCATATGATAAAGAAGAGCTAGAAGAGTTAGAAGCTATATTGAAGGATTATTTTGAATTGTTTCGTATTAAATAA
- a CDS encoding ribonucleoside triphosphate reductase: MGVTKVQKRNGEIVEFNAMKIKDAIFAAAKSVGGTDEMRAVKLSKIVVDIISESYSASIPSVEDIQDIVEKVLIEEGHAKTAKAYILYRQKHEEIREIKNLFMDAEKMIEEYVSLEDWRVNENANMGFSLQGLNNHIVESITSKYWLNKIYNKNLRDAHIRGDLHIHDLGLLAPYCCGWDLEAFLRSGFKGAKGKIESKPPKHFESALGQLVNLLYTLQGESAGAQAVSSIDTYLAPFIYYDGLTYEQVKKALQRFVFNLNVPTRVGFQTPFTNITLDITPHQLLKNVPAIIGGKHMDKTYGEFQKEMDLFNMAFCEVMMEGDGAGRAFSFPIPTVNITDDFPWQSDVVNSVMEMTRKFGTPYFANFLNSDLSPEDIRSMCCRLRLDNRELRKRGGGLFGANPLTGSINVVTLNMPRIGYISNSVEEFKKRVRELMELAKEICEAKREVLERYMDVGLYPYSRFYLQDVKDATGEYFKNHFSTIGLNGMNEACLNLLGQDITTEEGNAFAVEIMEFMNRVIQIFQEETGSLWNLEASPAEGTAYRFARLDKKMYPKIIAQGTDEPYYTNSTQLPVGHTEDIFEAIALQENLQTLYTGGTVLHGFIGEEIDSVETCKMLIKNVMKNSKIPYVTITPTFSICVDHGYIKGEQFSCPTCGKETEVWTRVVGFHRPVQSWNRGKREEFKDRKEFSAQKSLSHLENLENHEEAAI, encoded by the coding sequence ATGGGAGTTACTAAGGTACAGAAAAGAAATGGGGAAATAGTAGAGTTTAATGCCATGAAAATTAAGGATGCTATTTTTGCTGCTGCTAAATCTGTTGGTGGAACAGATGAAATGAGAGCTGTAAAGCTATCTAAAATAGTAGTTGATATCATTAGTGAAAGCTACAGTGCAAGTATCCCATCAGTAGAGGATATACAAGATATAGTAGAGAAGGTTTTAATAGAAGAAGGTCATGCTAAAACAGCTAAGGCGTACATATTATATAGACAAAAGCACGAAGAGATAAGAGAAATAAAGAATTTATTTATGGATGCAGAAAAAATGATAGAGGAATATGTTAGTTTAGAGGATTGGCGTGTAAATGAAAATGCAAATATGGGCTTTTCCTTACAAGGGCTAAACAATCATATAGTTGAAAGCATTACATCAAAATATTGGTTAAATAAAATATATAATAAGAATTTAAGAGACGCCCATATAAGAGGGGATTTACATATACACGATTTAGGGCTTTTAGCACCGTACTGTTGTGGATGGGATTTAGAAGCATTTTTAAGAAGTGGATTTAAAGGGGCAAAGGGAAAGATAGAATCAAAGCCACCTAAACATTTCGAATCTGCCTTAGGCCAACTAGTAAACCTATTATATACACTTCAGGGTGAGTCTGCTGGAGCACAGGCTGTTTCAAGTATTGATACATATTTAGCACCGTTTATTTACTATGATGGATTAACTTATGAACAGGTTAAAAAGGCATTACAAAGATTTGTATTTAATTTAAATGTTCCAACGAGAGTTGGATTCCAAACGCCGTTTACAAATATAACTTTAGATATAACTCCACATCAACTGCTTAAAAATGTCCCAGCAATAATTGGTGGTAAACATATGGATAAGACTTATGGAGAGTTCCAAAAGGAAATGGATTTATTTAATATGGCATTTTGTGAAGTTATGATGGAGGGTGACGGGGCAGGTAGAGCATTTAGCTTCCCAATACCAACAGTAAATATTACTGATGATTTCCCATGGCAATCAGATGTTGTAAATTCAGTAATGGAAATGACAAGAAAATTCGGTACTCCATACTTTGCAAACTTCTTGAATTCTGATTTATCTCCAGAGGATATAAGAAGTATGTGTTGTAGACTACGTCTTGATAATAGAGAGCTTCGTAAAAGAGGTGGAGGACTATTTGGGGCTAATCCGCTAACTGGTTCTATTAACGTTGTTACTTTAAATATGCCTAGAATAGGATATATCTCTAATTCAGTAGAGGAATTTAAAAAGAGAGTTAGAGAGCTTATGGAGCTAGCAAAGGAAATTTGTGAAGCTAAAAGAGAAGTATTAGAAAGATATATGGATGTAGGGCTATACCCTTACTCTCGTTTTTATTTACAGGATGTAAAGGATGCTACAGGAGAATACTTTAAAAATCATTTCTCTACAATTGGACTTAATGGTATGAATGAGGCGTGTCTTAACCTATTAGGGCAAGATATTACAACTGAGGAAGGTAATGCTTTCGCAGTTGAAATAATGGAGTTTATGAATAGAGTAATACAAATTTTCCAAGAAGAGACAGGAAGTCTTTGGAATTTAGAGGCATCACCGGCAGAAGGTACTGCATATAGATTTGCTAGGTTAGATAAAAAAATGTATCCAAAAATTATTGCCCAGGGAACAGATGAGCCATATTATACAAATTCAACTCAGCTTCCAGTTGGCCATACAGAGGATATATTTGAAGCTATAGCTCTTCAAGAGAACCTTCAAACCTTATACACGGGTGGAACTGTACTTCACGGATTTATAGGTGAAGAAATAGATAGTGTAGAGACTTGCAAAATGTTAATTAAAAATGTAATGAAAAACAGTAAAATACCATACGTAACAATTACTCCTACATTCTCTATTTGCGTAGATCATGGATATATAAAAGGTGAGCAATTTAGTTGTCCTACATGTGGAAAAGAAACAGAAGTATGGACTAGAGTAGTAGGATTCCATAGACCTGTTCAATCCTGGAATAGAGGTAAAAGAGAAGAATTTAAAGATAGAAAGGAATTTTCTGCTCAAAAGAGCCTAAGTCATCTAGAAAACTTAGAAAACCATGAAGAAGCAGCTATATAA
- a CDS encoding YkoF family thiamine/hydroxymethylpyrimidine-binding protein gives MIHAEATLYPLKTSNASQVINRSIDALKQEKIEYSVGPMATHIHGNEDDVWNSLKNLFDQPKQSGGEVSLVVTITNAAD, from the coding sequence ATGATTCATGCAGAAGCAACTTTATATCCACTAAAGACATCAAATGCAAGTCAAGTAATAAATAGATCAATTGATGCTTTAAAGCAAGAAAAAATAGAATATTCCGTTGGACCAATGGCTACACATATTCATGGTAATGAAGATGATGTATGGAATAGTCTGAAAAATCTATTTGATCAACCTAAACAATCAGGTGGGGAAGTAAGCTTAGTGGTTACTATTACTAATGCAGCAGATTAA
- a CDS encoding IS607 family transposase: MRTAGKHRRYKIEDLDRMLNKKYTHHTLKNCLIYARVSTKKQQESGNLDRQINRLMEYAVLNKFHISNIYKEVASGINENRKELIKLLEDIKSSEINYLIIEYKDRLARLGYRYI, encoded by the coding sequence ATAAGAACAGCTGGAAAACATAGAAGATATAAAATAGAAGACTTGGATAGGATGTTAAATAAGAAATACACACATCATACGCTTAAGAATTGCTTAATATATGCTAGAGTTTCAACAAAAAAACAGCAAGAATCAGGAAATCTAGACAGGCAAATAAACAGGTTGATGGAGTATGCAGTATTAAATAAATTCCACATATCAAACATTTATAAAGAAGTAGCTAGTGGAATTAATGAAAACAGGAAAGAATTAATAAAGTTACTTGAAGATATTAAAAGTTCAGAAATTAATTATTTAATAATAGAGTATAAAGATAGACTTGCGAGACTTGGTTATAGATATATATAA
- a CDS encoding excisionase family DNA-binding protein: MSDKIMTQKEACEYLNVSRTTILRWED; the protein is encoded by the coding sequence ATGTCTGATAAAATAATGACTCAGAAAGAAGCTTGTGAATATTTAAATGTTTCAAGAACCACAATTCTTAGGTGGGAAGATTAG
- the murI gene encoding glutamate racemase, which translates to MENTLNESPIGVFDSGLGGISVLAQLVACMPEEKYIYYGDSANAPYGVRSTDEVKDLTFKVVDNLIKYNIKALVVACNTATSAAINELRNLYDIPIIGMEPALKPAVEKYQSKDIIVMATPVTLREKKFNNLIQQFNRPENIIKLPCPGLVELIEASGGQSEEIKNYLKNQFAPFNLANVGAIVLGCTHYIFIKDSIRELVGDSIELIDGNRGTTNHLYKLLEEQHSKNKAKVNTEIKIVNSSKDLRMLDLSKELLEKQLNLLGWSGSIKYV; encoded by the coding sequence GTGGAAAATACTTTAAATGAGTCACCAATAGGGGTCTTTGACTCTGGACTTGGTGGAATCAGTGTTTTAGCCCAGTTAGTTGCATGTATGCCTGAAGAAAAGTACATATATTATGGTGATTCAGCTAATGCCCCCTATGGTGTTAGAAGTACAGATGAGGTAAAGGACTTAACTTTTAAAGTAGTTGATAACTTAATAAAATATAATATTAAGGCCCTAGTTGTGGCCTGTAATACTGCAACAAGTGCTGCAATAAATGAATTAAGAAATTTGTACGATATTCCAATAATTGGTATGGAGCCTGCGTTAAAGCCTGCGGTTGAAAAATATCAGTCTAAGGATATTATTGTTATGGCAACACCAGTTACCCTAAGAGAAAAAAAGTTCAATAATTTAATACAACAGTTTAATAGACCAGAAAACATAATTAAACTTCCTTGTCCAGGATTAGTAGAATTGATAGAAGCTAGTGGTGGGCAAAGCGAGGAGATTAAAAATTATTTAAAAAATCAATTTGCACCCTTTAATTTAGCTAATGTAGGTGCAATAGTATTGGGCTGTACTCATTATATATTCATAAAGGATTCGATACGGGAATTAGTAGGAGATAGTATTGAGTTAATAGATGGAAATAGAGGTACAACAAACCACCTATATAAATTATTAGAGGAACAACATAGTAAGAATAAAGCTAAAGTGAATACAGAGATAAAAATTGTGAACTCAAGCAAAGATTTAAGAATGCTAGACTTAAGTAAGGAACTATTAGAGAAGCAGCTAAATCTTTTAGGTTGGAGCGGGTCAATAAAATATGTATAA